From Streptomyces sp. 6-11-2, one genomic window encodes:
- a CDS encoding ABC-F family ATP-binding cassette domain-containing protein, which produces MTATLVAKNLTAGHGDRALFAGLDLVVAPGDVIGLVGANGAGKSTLLRMLAGLSTPEQGEVTLSPPAASVGHLPQEPERRPGETVREFLARRTGVAGAQRAMDEATQALVEGAPGADDAYATSLERWLGLGGADLDERAEEVADSLGLAVGLDQPMTSLSGGQAARAGLASLLLSRYDVFLLDEPTNDLDLAGLERLERFVTGLRAGTVVVSHDREFLTRTVTKVLELDLAQRRINLYGGGYAAYLEEREVARRHAREDYEEYADKRAALQDRAQTQRSWMDKGVKNARRKAGADNDKIGRKFRSEASEKQAAKARQTQRMIERLEVVEEPRKEWELRMEIASAPRSGAVVTTLRDAEVRRGGFVLGPVSLQIDWADRVAVTGANGAGKSTLLGALLGRIPVDAGHAALGSGVLVGEVDQARRLFHGPEALLDAFCAAVPDTEPVEARTLLAKFGLKSDHVTRPAATLSPGERTRAALALLQGRGVNLLVLDEPTNHLDLPAIEQLESALDSYQGTLLLVTHDRRMLDAVRVTRRLEVTAGKVTER; this is translated from the coding sequence ATGACTGCCACCCTCGTTGCCAAGAACCTCACCGCCGGGCACGGCGACCGCGCGCTGTTCGCCGGACTGGACCTCGTCGTCGCGCCCGGGGACGTGATCGGGCTGGTCGGCGCCAACGGCGCGGGCAAGTCCACGCTGCTCAGGATGCTCGCCGGGCTGAGCACCCCGGAACAGGGCGAGGTCACCCTGTCCCCGCCGGCGGCGAGCGTCGGGCACCTTCCCCAGGAGCCGGAGCGGAGGCCCGGGGAGACCGTACGGGAGTTCCTGGCCCGGCGCACCGGGGTGGCCGGGGCCCAGCGGGCCATGGACGAGGCCACGCAGGCCCTCGTCGAGGGAGCGCCGGGCGCGGACGACGCGTACGCGACCAGCCTGGAGCGGTGGCTCGGCCTCGGCGGCGCCGACCTCGACGAACGCGCCGAGGAGGTCGCCGACTCGCTCGGCCTGGCCGTCGGCCTCGACCAGCCCATGACGTCCCTCTCGGGCGGCCAGGCGGCCCGCGCGGGACTGGCCTCGCTGCTGCTGTCCCGCTACGACGTCTTCCTGCTCGACGAGCCGACCAACGACCTCGACCTGGCCGGCCTGGAACGCCTGGAGCGGTTCGTGACCGGGCTGCGCGCCGGGACCGTCGTCGTCAGCCACGACCGCGAGTTCCTCACCCGCACCGTCACCAAGGTCCTCGAACTCGACCTCGCCCAGCGGCGGATCAACCTCTACGGCGGCGGCTACGCGGCCTATCTGGAGGAGCGGGAGGTGGCCCGTCGGCACGCCCGCGAGGACTACGAGGAGTACGCCGACAAGCGGGCCGCCCTCCAGGACCGCGCCCAGACGCAGCGCTCCTGGATGGACAAGGGCGTGAAGAACGCCCGGCGCAAGGCGGGCGCTGACAACGACAAGATCGGCCGCAAGTTCCGCAGTGAGGCCAGTGAGAAGCAGGCCGCGAAGGCCCGCCAGACCCAGCGCATGATCGAGCGCCTGGAGGTCGTCGAGGAGCCGCGCAAGGAGTGGGAGCTGCGCATGGAGATCGCGTCGGCCCCGAGGTCGGGCGCGGTCGTCACCACGCTCCGGGACGCGGAGGTGCGCCGCGGCGGCTTCGTACTCGGCCCGGTGTCCCTCCAGATCGACTGGGCGGACCGGGTGGCGGTCACGGGCGCCAACGGCGCGGGCAAGTCGACGCTGCTGGGCGCACTGCTGGGGCGGATCCCGGTGGACGCCGGGCACGCGGCCCTGGGCTCCGGTGTGCTGGTCGGCGAGGTCGACCAGGCCCGCCGCCTCTTCCACGGCCCCGAGGCCCTGCTGGACGCCTTCTGCGCGGCGGTGCCGGACACCGAACCGGTGGAGGCGCGCACGCTGCTCGCCAAGTTCGGCCTGAAGTCGGACCATGTGACGCGTCCCGCCGCGACGCTCTCCCCGGGCGAGCGCACCCGGGCCGCGCTCGCCCTCCTCCAGGGCAGGGGCGTCAACCTCCTGGTCCTGGACGAGCCCACCAACCACCTGGACCTGCCGGCCATCGAGCAACTGGAATCGGCCCTGGACTCCTACCAGGGCACCCTGCTGCTGGTCACCCACGACCGCCGCATGCTCGACGCCGTACGCGTCACCCGCCGACTGGAGGTCACCGCGGGCAAAGTGACGGAACGCTAG
- a CDS encoding M1 family metallopeptidase, which yields MHRRMIAPGALAAATLLLAIPASAASHSPGAPGIGDPYYPYYGNGGYDVSHYDLRLKYQPATDELEGTATIEARTTQDLSSFDLDFLLDISEVRVNGATAAFAASGQHELVVTPKKPLARNTPITVVVRYSGVPSTKSAYGFTTWHRTPDGGIAADEPEAAWWWFPSNDHPSDKATYDVSVAVPDGTQAISNGTLQSTASQLGWTRYNWRQNKPQATYLATLAIGKFDITTGTSEGGVPVLNAYSRDLGDNTGAARASVERTGEIVDWLSGYFGPYPFSSAGGYVPNTTTGYALETQTRVYYSPRQFANGSNTSVVVHELAHQWYGDSVSLKGWKDIWINEGFARYAQWLWSEHEGEGTAQELADWVYASHPADDPFWTVAPGDPGPDDQFDIAVYDRGALAVQALRNEIGDKAFFALLKGWPKKHAYGNASVADFQEYAEKISGKPLAALFDTWLFQPSKPAAPAARAASLATTPAAPGQPRSWKKIEATNDVHTR from the coding sequence GTGCACCGCAGAATGATCGCGCCGGGCGCACTGGCGGCGGCCACCCTGCTGCTGGCGATCCCGGCATCGGCCGCGAGCCACTCCCCCGGCGCACCGGGCATCGGCGACCCCTACTACCCGTACTACGGCAACGGCGGATACGACGTCTCCCACTACGACCTCAGGCTGAAGTACCAGCCGGCCACGGACGAGCTGGAGGGCACGGCGACGATCGAGGCGCGGACCACACAGGACCTGTCCAGCTTCGACCTGGACTTCCTGCTGGACATCAGCGAGGTGCGGGTCAACGGCGCGACGGCCGCCTTCGCCGCCTCCGGTCAGCACGAACTGGTGGTCACCCCGAAGAAGCCGCTGGCCAGGAACACGCCGATCACTGTGGTGGTCCGCTACAGCGGGGTGCCGTCCACGAAGAGCGCGTACGGCTTCACCACCTGGCATCGCACCCCGGACGGCGGGATCGCGGCGGACGAGCCGGAGGCGGCCTGGTGGTGGTTCCCGAGCAACGACCACCCGAGTGACAAGGCCACCTACGACGTGTCGGTGGCCGTGCCGGACGGCACGCAGGCGATCTCCAACGGCACCCTCCAGTCGACCGCCTCGCAGCTCGGCTGGACCCGGTACAACTGGCGCCAGAACAAGCCGCAGGCCACGTATCTGGCCACGCTCGCGATCGGGAAGTTCGACATCACGACGGGCACGTCGGAGGGCGGCGTCCCCGTCCTCAACGCCTACAGCAGGGACCTCGGCGACAACACGGGGGCGGCGCGCGCGAGCGTCGAGCGCACCGGGGAGATCGTCGACTGGCTGAGCGGCTATTTCGGGCCGTATCCGTTCAGCTCGGCCGGCGGCTATGTGCCGAACACGACGACCGGGTACGCGCTGGAGACCCAGACCCGGGTGTACTACAGCCCGAGGCAGTTCGCCAACGGCTCGAACACGTCCGTCGTCGTGCACGAGCTGGCCCACCAGTGGTACGGCGACAGCGTGTCGCTCAAGGGCTGGAAGGACATCTGGATCAACGAGGGCTTCGCGCGCTACGCCCAGTGGCTGTGGTCCGAGCACGAGGGCGAGGGCACCGCGCAGGAGCTGGCGGACTGGGTCTACGCCTCGCACCCCGCCGACGACCCCTTCTGGACGGTCGCGCCGGGCGACCCGGGTCCGGACGACCAGTTCGACATCGCGGTCTACGACCGGGGCGCGCTCGCCGTCCAGGCGCTGCGCAACGAGATCGGCGACAAGGCGTTCTTCGCCCTCCTGAAGGGCTGGCCGAAGAAGCACGCGTACGGCAACGCCTCCGTGGCCGACTTCCAGGAGTACGCCGAGAAGATCTCCGGCAAGCCGCTCGCGGCCCTCTTCGACACGTGGCTGTTCCAGCCGTCCAAGCCGGCCGCCCCGGCCGCGCGCGCGGCGTCCCTGGCGACGACGCCGGCGGCTCCCGGGCAGCCGAGGTCGTGGAAGAAGATCGAGGCGACGAACGACGTGCACACGAGGTGA
- a CDS encoding 3-hydroxyacyl-CoA dehydrogenase NAD-binding domain-containing protein has protein sequence MTESTTIRWEQDDTGVVTLVLDDPNQSANTMNQAFRDSLAAVADRLETERESVRGIILTSAKKTFFAGGDLRDLIRVTPDTAQELFDGGLALKRNLRRIETLGKPVVAAINGAALGGGYELALACHHRIALDTPGTRIGCPEVTLGLLPGGGGVVRTVRLLGITDALLKVLLQGTQYNARRAQENGLVDEVATSQKELLARARAFIDANPESGQPWDKPGYRIPGGTPANPKFAANLPAFPASLRKQTNGAPYPAPRNILAAAVEGAQVDFETAQVIEARYFVELAAGQTSKNMIQAFFFDLQAVNSGASRPQGVEPRHVRKVAVLGAGMMGAGIAYACARAGIEVVLKDVSPEAAAKGKGYSEKLCAKAVAKGRTSQEKADAVLARITPTAEVADLAGCDAVIEAVFEDPALKHKVFQEIEQVVAPDALLCSNTSTLPITLLAEGVERQADFIGLHFFSPVDKMPLVEIIKGERTGDEALARAFDLVRQINKTPIVVNDSRGFFTSRVIGQFINEGVAMVGEGIEPASVEQAAAQVGYPAKVLSLMDELTLTLPRKIRAESRRAVEEAGGTWTPHPADAIVDRMVDEFGRTGRGGGAGFYDYGEDGARAGLWPGLREHFTTPGYEIPFRDMQERMLFAEALDTVRLLEEGVLTSVADANIGSVLGIGFPGWTGGVLQYINGYDGGAGAGAGLPGFVGRARELAERYGERFTPPALLVAKAEKGETFTDAR, from the coding sequence ATGACCGAGAGCACCACCATCCGCTGGGAGCAGGACGACACCGGCGTCGTCACCCTCGTCCTCGACGACCCCAACCAGTCCGCGAACACGATGAACCAGGCGTTCCGTGACTCCCTCGCCGCCGTCGCCGACCGGCTGGAGACGGAGCGGGAGTCCGTCCGCGGCATCATCCTCACCTCCGCGAAGAAGACCTTCTTCGCGGGCGGCGACCTGCGCGACCTGATCCGGGTCACCCCGGACACCGCCCAGGAGCTGTTCGACGGCGGCCTCGCGCTCAAGCGGAACCTGCGCCGTATCGAGACCCTGGGCAAGCCCGTCGTCGCCGCGATCAACGGCGCGGCCCTGGGTGGCGGTTACGAACTCGCCCTGGCCTGCCACCACCGGATCGCGCTCGACACCCCCGGTACGAGGATCGGCTGCCCCGAGGTGACCCTCGGCCTGCTCCCCGGCGGCGGCGGGGTGGTCCGCACCGTACGGCTGCTGGGCATCACCGACGCCCTGCTCAAGGTGCTGCTCCAGGGCACCCAGTACAACGCGCGGCGCGCCCAGGAGAACGGGCTCGTCGACGAAGTGGCCACTTCTCAGAAGGAGTTGCTGGCCAGGGCCCGCGCCTTCATCGACGCCAACCCCGAGTCCGGCCAGCCCTGGGACAAACCCGGCTACCGCATCCCGGGCGGCACCCCGGCGAACCCGAAGTTCGCCGCCAACCTGCCCGCCTTCCCGGCCAGTCTGCGCAAGCAGACGAACGGCGCCCCCTACCCGGCCCCGCGCAACATCCTGGCCGCCGCCGTCGAGGGTGCTCAGGTCGACTTCGAGACCGCCCAGGTCATCGAGGCCCGCTACTTCGTCGAACTGGCCGCGGGGCAGACCTCGAAGAACATGATCCAGGCGTTCTTCTTCGACCTCCAGGCCGTCAACTCCGGCGCCAGCCGGCCCCAGGGCGTCGAACCCCGCCACGTCCGCAAGGTGGCCGTCCTCGGCGCCGGGATGATGGGCGCGGGCATCGCCTACGCGTGCGCCCGCGCGGGCATCGAGGTCGTCCTGAAGGACGTGTCCCCGGAGGCCGCCGCCAAGGGCAAGGGCTACTCGGAGAAGCTGTGTGCCAAGGCCGTCGCCAAGGGCCGTACCAGCCAGGAGAAGGCGGACGCGGTGCTCGCCCGCATCACGCCCACCGCGGAGGTCGCCGACCTCGCGGGCTGCGACGCCGTGATCGAGGCCGTCTTCGAGGACCCGGCGCTCAAGCACAAGGTGTTCCAGGAGATCGAGCAGGTCGTCGCACCGGACGCGCTGCTGTGCTCCAACACCTCCACCCTGCCGATCACCCTGCTCGCCGAAGGCGTGGAGCGCCAGGCCGACTTCATCGGGCTGCACTTCTTCTCACCCGTGGACAAGATGCCCCTGGTCGAGATCATCAAGGGCGAGCGCACCGGCGACGAGGCGCTGGCCCGCGCCTTCGACCTGGTCCGGCAGATCAACAAGACCCCGATCGTCGTCAACGACTCGCGCGGCTTCTTCACCTCCCGGGTCATCGGCCAGTTCATCAACGAGGGCGTGGCGATGGTCGGCGAGGGCATCGAGCCCGCGTCGGTGGAACAGGCGGCGGCCCAGGTGGGCTACCCGGCCAAGGTGCTGTCCCTGATGGACGAGCTGACCCTCACCCTGCCCCGGAAGATCCGGGCCGAGTCGCGGCGGGCGGTGGAGGAGGCGGGCGGCACCTGGACCCCGCACCCCGCGGACGCGATCGTCGACCGCATGGTCGACGAGTTCGGCCGCACGGGCCGCGGCGGCGGCGCCGGCTTCTACGACTACGGCGAGGACGGCGCTCGCGCCGGACTGTGGCCGGGTCTGCGTGAGCACTTCACGACACCGGGGTACGAGATCCCGTTCCGGGACATGCAGGAGCGCATGCTCTTCGCCGAGGCGCTCGACACGGTCAGGCTCCTGGAGGAGGGCGTCCTGACCTCCGTCGCCGACGCCAACATCGGCTCGGTCCTCGGCATCGGCTTCCCCGGCTGGACCGGCGGAGTGCTGCAGTACATCAACGGCTACGACGGCGGCGCCGGGGCAGGGGCCGGTCTGCCCGGCTTCGTGGGACGCGCGCGGGAACTCGCCGAGCGCTACGGCGAGCGGTTCACCCCGCCGGCGCTGCTGGTGGCGAAGGCGGAGAAGGGGGAGACCTTCACCGACGCGCGCTGA
- a CDS encoding MerR family transcriptional regulator produces MTTDADEPTLTIDELAARAGVTVRTVRFYSGRNLLPPPVIGPRRVGRYGREHLARLALIEEMQLRGMTLAAIERHLRQLPPDLTPHDLAIHRAVVASWAPDTVESLSRRELERRAGRPLGEEDVERLAAMNVVEADGESFRVDSGLLRLGVELLDVPLSQETILAARTVLTEHARTAAHELSKLLRDAVAERDTRDVKSLSAHMHPLVVQALLTTFQRSLKEELREWLDTAGREGPREADPRGPQEPPSG; encoded by the coding sequence ATGACGACCGACGCCGACGAGCCGACCCTCACGATCGACGAGCTGGCCGCGCGGGCCGGCGTCACGGTGCGCACGGTCCGCTTCTACAGCGGCCGGAACCTGCTGCCGCCGCCGGTGATCGGTCCGCGCCGGGTGGGCCGCTACGGCCGGGAGCACCTGGCGCGCCTGGCGCTGATCGAGGAGATGCAGCTGCGGGGCATGACGCTCGCCGCGATCGAGCGCCATCTGCGCCAGCTGCCGCCGGACCTCACCCCGCACGACCTGGCCATCCACCGCGCGGTGGTCGCGTCCTGGGCGCCGGACACCGTGGAGTCGCTGTCCCGGCGGGAGCTGGAGCGCCGGGCCGGCCGGCCGCTCGGCGAGGAGGACGTCGAGCGGCTGGCCGCGATGAACGTCGTCGAGGCCGACGGCGAGTCCTTCCGCGTCGACTCCGGTCTGCTGCGGCTCGGCGTGGAACTCCTGGACGTACCCCTGTCCCAGGAGACGATCCTCGCCGCCCGTACGGTGCTGACCGAGCACGCGCGTACGGCCGCCCACGAGCTGTCGAAGCTGCTGCGTGACGCCGTCGCCGAACGCGACACCCGGGATGTGAAGTCCCTGTCCGCCCATATGCACCCCCTGGTGGTGCAGGCCCTGCTCACCACCTTCCAGCGCTCGCTGAAGGAGGAGCTGCGGGAGTGGCTGGACACGGCCGGGCGGGAGGGCCCCCGGGAAGCGGATCCCCGGGGGCCTCAGGAGCCGCCGTCCGGCTGA
- a CDS encoding FAD-dependent oxidoreductase, translated as MVVVGGGVIGLTTAVVLAERGRRVRVWTREPAERTTSAVAGALWWPYRIEPESLVGEWSLESLAVYEELAGRSNETGVRLVEGVHGGTRLDSLGPWAARVPGLRPAHAGEWAAGTALRARLPLIDMPAHLAWLRERLTGAGGIVEEREVTDLAAVGAPVVVNCTGLGARALVPDPAMRPVRGQLVVVENPGITTWLTSVDLASDSPTYVFPQPGRLLLGGTAEEDDWSLTPDPAVAERIVERCAALRPEIAGARVLEHRVGLRPTRHAVRLEREELPDGRVLVHNYGHGGAGVTVAWGCARRAAALAYPAA; from the coding sequence GTGGTGGTGGTCGGCGGCGGCGTCATCGGACTGACGACGGCCGTCGTGCTGGCCGAGCGCGGCCGGCGGGTACGGGTGTGGACACGTGAGCCGGCCGAGCGGACGACGTCGGCGGTCGCCGGGGCGCTGTGGTGGCCGTACCGGATCGAGCCGGAGTCGCTCGTCGGGGAGTGGTCGCTCGAATCCCTGGCGGTGTACGAGGAGTTGGCCGGGCGTTCCAACGAGACGGGCGTACGCCTGGTCGAGGGCGTGCACGGCGGGACGCGGCTCGACTCGCTGGGGCCGTGGGCGGCGCGGGTGCCCGGCCTGCGCCCGGCGCACGCCGGGGAGTGGGCGGCGGGCACGGCGCTGCGGGCGCGGCTTCCGCTGATCGACATGCCGGCTCATCTGGCGTGGCTGCGGGAGCGGTTGACCGGGGCGGGCGGCATCGTGGAGGAACGGGAAGTGACGGATCTGGCGGCGGTCGGCGCCCCGGTCGTCGTGAACTGCACCGGCCTCGGTGCCCGTGCGCTCGTCCCCGATCCCGCGATGCGTCCCGTGCGCGGTCAGCTCGTCGTCGTGGAGAACCCGGGGATCACGACGTGGCTGACGTCCGTCGACCTCGCCTCGGATTCCCCCACCTACGTCTTCCCGCAGCCGGGCCGGCTCCTCCTCGGCGGCACGGCCGAGGAGGACGACTGGTCGCTGACGCCCGATCCGGCGGTGGCCGAGCGGATCGTCGAGCGGTGTGCGGCCCTCCGGCCGGAGATCGCCGGGGCGCGGGTGCTGGAGCACCGGGTCGGGCTGCGGCCGACCCGGCACGCGGTACGGCTGGAGCGCGAGGAACTGCCGGACGGGCGGGTGCTGGTGCACAACTACGGGCACGGCGGGGCCGGGGTCACCGTGGCCTGGGGCTGTGCGCGCCGGGCGGCCGCGCTGGCGTACCCGGCCGCCTGA
- a CDS encoding amino acid permease, translating to MSKDAVPTAQVASHQATGTPADAGDAGYSKDLKHRHVNMIAIGGAIGTGLFLGAGGRLHNAGPALALAYLVCGVFAFFVVRALGELVLYRPSSGSFVSYAREFLGEKGAYVAGWMYFLNWSTTGIADITAIALYTHYWSMFTSVPQWVLALIALAVVLAINLISVKIFGEMEFWFAIIKVATLVGFMLIGIFLLATQHDVGGRTPGLSSITDHGGFFPHGVMPVVLVMQGVIFAYSALEMIGVAAGETAEPEKIIPRAVNSIMWRVGLFYVGSVILLALLLPGSVYSAGESPFVTVLSRIGVPAAGDVMNLVVLTAAMSSLNSGLYTTGRILRSMAAAGSAPKFTGVMSRTRVPYGGILLTCAVCVLGVGLNYLMPSQAFEIVLNVASLGIVSTWVTIMICHLVFVRRAKAGLLTRPHFRLPGSPVTEIATIAFFVGCLGMMWNDPEVGRKTLLLIPLIALLLVAGWFGVRRRVSRTADRELSEITE from the coding sequence TTGAGCAAGGACGCCGTGCCCACGGCACAGGTCGCCTCCCACCAGGCGACCGGGACGCCCGCCGACGCGGGCGACGCCGGATACAGCAAGGACCTCAAGCACCGCCACGTCAACATGATCGCCATCGGTGGGGCGATCGGCACCGGACTCTTCCTGGGAGCGGGCGGTCGCCTGCACAACGCGGGCCCCGCGCTGGCGTTGGCCTACCTCGTGTGCGGCGTCTTCGCGTTCTTCGTCGTCCGTGCCCTCGGCGAGCTGGTCCTGTACCGGCCCTCGTCCGGCTCGTTCGTGTCGTACGCGCGTGAGTTCCTCGGCGAGAAGGGCGCCTACGTCGCCGGCTGGATGTACTTCCTGAACTGGTCGACGACCGGTATCGCCGACATCACGGCGATCGCGCTCTACACGCACTACTGGAGCATGTTCACGTCCGTCCCGCAGTGGGTGCTCGCGCTGATCGCCCTCGCCGTGGTCCTCGCCATCAACCTGATCTCGGTGAAGATCTTCGGCGAGATGGAGTTCTGGTTCGCGATCATCAAGGTCGCCACCCTGGTCGGCTTCATGCTGATCGGCATCTTCCTGCTGGCCACGCAGCACGACGTCGGCGGCAGGACCCCGGGCCTGAGCTCGATCACCGACCACGGCGGGTTCTTCCCGCACGGCGTGATGCCGGTCGTCCTCGTCATGCAGGGCGTGATCTTCGCCTACTCCGCCCTGGAGATGATCGGTGTCGCCGCCGGTGAGACCGCCGAGCCGGAGAAGATCATCCCGCGCGCGGTGAACTCGATCATGTGGCGGGTGGGCCTGTTCTACGTCGGCTCGGTCATCCTGCTCGCCCTGCTGCTGCCCGGTTCGGTCTACTCGGCGGGGGAGAGCCCCTTCGTCACCGTCCTGTCGAGGATCGGCGTCCCGGCGGCCGGTGACGTCATGAACCTCGTCGTCCTCACGGCCGCCATGTCGTCGCTGAACTCCGGCCTGTACACCACCGGCCGTATCCTGCGCTCCATGGCCGCGGCGGGCTCCGCTCCGAAGTTCACCGGGGTGATGAGCCGCACCCGGGTCCCCTACGGCGGCATCCTCCTGACCTGCGCGGTCTGTGTGCTCGGCGTCGGCCTGAACTACCTCATGCCCAGCCAGGCCTTCGAGATCGTGCTGAACGTCGCCTCCCTCGGCATCGTCAGCACCTGGGTGACCATCATGATCTGCCACCTGGTCTTCGTCCGCCGCGCCAAGGCCGGCCTGCTCACCCGCCCGCACTTCCGCCTTCCCGGCAGCCCGGTCACCGAGATCGCCACGATCGCGTTCTTCGTCGGCTGCCTCGGCATGATGTGGAACGACCCCGAGGTGGGCCGCAAGACCCTCCTGCTGATCCCGCTGATCGCCCTGCTCCTGGTCGCCGGCTGGTTCGGCGTCCGCCGCCGCGTCTCCCGGACGGCCGACCGGGAGCTCTCCGAAATCACGGAGTAG
- a CDS encoding macro domain-containing protein, with protein sequence MPEITYIRGDATEPSAEGVKVLAHVCNDIGARGRGFVQALSRRRPEPEAAYRAWYRDRADNDFGLGAVQLVRVEPDVWVANMIGQRGIRRRGEAVAPVRYEAIDTALDRLAVRAAELDASVHMPRIGCGLAGGTWDRIEPLIDKRLVRRGIAVTVYDHEG encoded by the coding sequence ATGCCGGAGATCACGTACATCCGGGGTGACGCCACCGAGCCCTCGGCCGAGGGCGTGAAGGTGTTGGCCCACGTCTGCAACGACATCGGCGCCCGGGGGAGGGGCTTCGTCCAGGCCCTCTCCCGGCGCCGGCCGGAGCCGGAGGCCGCCTACCGGGCCTGGTACCGGGACCGTGCGGACAACGACTTCGGCCTCGGCGCCGTCCAGCTCGTCCGGGTGGAGCCGGATGTGTGGGTGGCCAACATGATCGGCCAACGCGGCATCCGGCGCAGAGGCGAGGCCGTCGCGCCCGTGCGGTACGAGGCGATCGACACCGCACTGGACCGGCTCGCGGTCCGTGCGGCCGAGCTCGACGCGTCCGTCCACATGCCCCGGATCGGCTGCGGCCTGGCCGGCGGCACCTGGGACCGGATCGAGCCGCTGATCGACAAGCGGCTGGTGCGGCGGGGGATCGCGGTGACGGTGTACGACCACGAGGGGTGA
- a CDS encoding IS110 family transposase, which translates to MIDTGDIDIFLGLDVGKGEHHATAVTPAGTKAFDKRLPNTEPKLRELFAKLQAKHGTVLVVVDQPASIGALPLAVARNMGCPVAYLPGLTMRRIADLYPGEAKTDAKDAFIIADAARAMPHTLRAIDGEDETIAELEMIVGFDDDLAGEATRVANRLHGLLTQIHPSLERVLGPRLQHPAVLTLLERFGSPAQIRKAGRRRLVTLLRPKAPRMAERLIEDIFTALDEQTVTVPGTNAAALIVPSLAASLTAVLDQRKLLAGRIEELLGAHPLSKVLTSMPGVGVRTGARILIEVGDGSTFPTAGHLAAYAGLAPATRSSGSSIRGEQPSRRGNKQLKRAFFLSAFAALGDPASRVYYDKKIAQGKHHTQALLCLARRRADVLFAMLRDGTFYEPQPAAAR; encoded by the coding sequence GTGATCGACACCGGCGACATCGACATCTTCCTCGGCCTGGACGTCGGAAAGGGCGAACATCACGCCACCGCCGTCACCCCGGCCGGAACGAAAGCGTTCGACAAGCGGCTGCCCAACACCGAGCCCAAGCTCCGCGAGCTGTTCGCCAAACTCCAGGCCAAGCACGGAACCGTACTGGTCGTGGTCGACCAGCCGGCCTCGATCGGCGCCCTGCCGCTGGCGGTTGCGAGGAATATGGGCTGCCCGGTCGCTTATCTACCCGGGCTGACGATGCGGCGGATCGCCGACCTCTACCCCGGCGAGGCCAAGACCGACGCGAAGGACGCGTTCATCATCGCGGATGCCGCCCGCGCGATGCCCCACACGCTGCGGGCGATCGACGGCGAGGACGAGACGATCGCCGAGCTGGAGATGATCGTCGGGTTCGACGACGACCTGGCCGGCGAGGCCACCCGGGTCGCCAACCGGCTTCACGGCCTGCTCACCCAGATCCATCCCTCGCTGGAACGGGTGCTGGGGCCGCGCCTGCAGCACCCAGCCGTCCTGACCCTGCTGGAGCGGTTCGGGTCTCCAGCCCAGATCCGCAAGGCAGGGCGGCGGCGCCTGGTCACGCTGCTGCGGCCGAAGGCACCGAGAATGGCCGAGCGGCTGATCGAGGACATCTTCACCGCCCTCGACGAGCAGACCGTGACGGTCCCGGGCACCAACGCTGCTGCACTGATCGTCCCGAGCCTCGCCGCGTCACTGACGGCCGTCCTTGACCAGCGGAAACTGCTGGCCGGGCGGATCGAGGAACTCCTGGGGGCCCACCCTCTTTCGAAAGTCCTGACGTCGATGCCAGGAGTCGGCGTCAGGACCGGAGCCAGGATCCTGATCGAGGTCGGCGACGGCAGCACGTTTCCGACCGCTGGCCACCTTGCCGCCTACGCAGGTCTCGCCCCGGCGACCCGCAGCTCAGGTTCCTCGATCCGCGGCGAACAGCCCTCCCGACGAGGAAACAAGCAGCTCAAACGGGCCTTCTTCCTCTCCGCGTTCGCCGCCCTGGGCGACCCAGCCTCGCGGGTCTACTACGACAAGAAGATCGCCCAGGGCAAGCACCACACCCAAGCCCTGCTCTGCCTCGCCAGACGCCGGGCCGACGTCCTCTTCGCGATGCTCCGTGACGGCACCTTCTACGAACCCCAACCCGCCGCGGCCAGGTGA